A genomic window from Glycine max cultivar Williams 82 chromosome 17, Glycine_max_v4.0, whole genome shotgun sequence includes:
- the LOC100808362 gene encoding probable 1-acylglycerol-3-phosphate O-acyltransferase → MAEDIGKSNLESSAAASTTSRGFWPSVLRWIPTSSDHIINAEKRLLSLVKTPYVQEQVNIGSGPPDSKVRWFRSSSNEPRFINTVTFHSKDDSPTLVMVHGYAASQGFFFRNFDALASRFRVIAIDQLGWGGSSRPDFTCRSTEETEAWFVDSFEEWRKAKNLSNFILLGHSFGGYVASKYALKHPEHVKHLILVGPAGFSSESERITKLLSTWKGSILNQIWESNFTPQRIIRGLGPWGPGMVRKYTSARFVTYTTGEMLAESESSLLTDYVYHTLAAKASGELCLKYIFSFGALPRSPLLHSASEWKVPTTFIYGFQDWMNYEGAQEARKQMNVPCEILRVPQAGHFVFIDNPSGFHSAVFYACRRFLRPDQDTESLPEGLTSA, encoded by the exons ATGGCAGAAGACATCGGCAAAAGCAACCTCGAATCCTCTGCTGCTGCTTCAACAACCTCCCGAGGTTTCTGGCCTTCCGTCTTACGTTGGATCCCCACTTCCTCCGATCACATCATCAATGCTGAAAAACGCCTTCTTTCTCTTGTCAA GACTCCATATGTTCAAGAACAGGTCAATATAGGTTCCGGTCCACCTGATTCCAAAGTTAGATGGTTCCGTTCATCGAGCAATGAACCACGGTTTATTAACACAGTTACGTTTCACAGTAAGGATGATTCTCCTACGCTGGTGATGGTTCATGGATATGCAGCTTCTCAGGGTTTCTTTTTTCGCAATTTTGATGCCCTTGCCTCCCGTTTCAGAGTGATTGCTATTGATCAACTTGG ttgGGGTGGATCTAGCAGGCCTGACTTTACATGCAGAAGCACTGAAG AAACTGAGGCGTGGTTCGTTGATTCTTTTGAggaatggagaaaggccaaAAACCTGAGCAATTTTATACTACTTGGGCATTCTTTTGGTGGTTATGTTGCTTCCAAGTATGCACTTAAG CACCCTGAGCATGTAAAGCACTTGATTCTGGTGGGACCTGCTGGATTTTCATCAGAATCAGAAAGAATTACAAAGTTGTTATCAACATGGAAAGGATCAATCCTGAACCAAATATGGGAATCTAATTTTACACCTCAGAGAATCATCAG AGGTTTAGGTCCTTGGGGTCCTGGTATGGTTCGCAAGTATACAAGTGCCAGGTTTGTTACATATACAACTGGGGAAATGCTGGCAGAATCTGAATCGAGTTTACTGACAG ATTATGTTTACCATACTTTAGCAGCCAAAGCCAGTGGCGAGCTGtgcttaaaatatatattttcatttggaGCACTCCCGAGGTCACCTCTACTTCACAG TGCATCAGAGTGGAAGGTGCCCACCACCTTCATATATGGTTTTCAGGACTGGATGAATTATGAAGGTGCGCAAGAAGCTCGCAAACAAATGAATGTTCCATGTGAAATCCTTAGGGTTCCCCAG GCCGGGCACTTTGTGTTCATTGACAACCCAAGTGGC